The Thermodesulfobacteriota bacterium sequence GATAGCCTCATATTTACACCTTTTTTTGCGTGATTCTAATATAACTTTGTTTATAATATTTGTCAAGATATCCTTGAAAATTTTTAGATGGGGATCAGGCCGGACCTGATCAGCCGCTCGTAATCTTCGAGACGATCCACGTCCCATTTTACAGAAAGCCCCTTCCAAACCCACCCCAACCTGCTTAACCTCTTTTCTGTCTCTTCAAAGACCCTCTCGGATCCCCAATTTATGCCTTCAAAAAGAGCGGGGCTAAACCTGCTCAGCCCGATCAAGACGTATCCCCCATCTTCTGCCGGGCTGAGAACCGCGGAGGCACCCGTTGCCAATAACCGGGCAGCCTCCTTCAAATCCTCCTTGACCAAGGAAGGACAATCTGACNCGATCAGAATGGCCGTGGACCAACTCGTGAAGGTCTCGCGAAATGCGTGGGCCATCCTCTCCCCCAAGTCTCCCCCAACCTGTTGAAAAAGGTGGATGCCAAACCTCTTTTGACACTGATAGAAGAAAGGATGGTCTGTCGTAGGGGTACACCAAAGATCGACGGGTCCCACCTCCGATTCGACAGCCATCTCCAGGGTTTTTATGAGGAGTTTTTCATAAAGCTCGGTTGCGGATTTGACGCCTATAGAGGGGATGAGCCGTGTCTTGACCGACCCTGGGATGGGCGCTTTCGCAAAAACCATCACCTTGCACTTGGTTTGGCATCGGACCATGAGGACCCTCTCAGATCCGGGTAATAGAACCTCACGAGGCGATCGGGGTCCACTCCTAAAAAATAGGCCAACCTGAGGGACCACATCAGGAGGACCGTTCGGAGGTATCCCTTCTCCTCCCATCGCCGGCTCGAGGTGATCACCTTTGTCCTGAGGCAGATGGGCCTGCTCCATTTCTTCAACCTCTTGCTCAGGGCAATGTCCTCCATCAAGTCGATCTCCGGATAGCCTCCGATCGATTCGAAGACCTCCCGCTTCACGAAGATGGCCTGATCGCCGGTGGCAATGCCCGAAAGGCGGGAGCGCCAGTTGATGAGGCGTTCAATGATTCGAAGGACCGGATGGTCACCCGAAAGCCTGAGATCGAAGCGGCCCCAGGGCTTTCCACTCCTCGAAATCGCCTCTTGGATCACACGGTCCGCCCCATCGGGGAGGAGGGTGTCGGCGTGGAGGAAGAGGAGCACCTCTCCGTTGGCCCGTCTTGCTCCTTCGTTCATCTGCCTGCTCCGTCCTCGCCTCGCCACCTCCACCCTGTCGGCCAAAGGAGCGGCGATCTCGGGAGTTCTGTCCTCGCTCCCGCCATCTACGACGATCACCTCGTGGCCAGCTTGGCGGAGGGGTTGGAGGGCCCCGAGCGATTCGGCGACCCCCTTGGCTTCGTTGTAGACAGGGACGATGACAGAAAGCTTCACCTCAGGCTTCCCGTGCAACTGCTCCCCTGGCCTGCGGTACAACCGAAGCAATGTTCTCCGAACCGAATGGGGAGGCCACGGAGGTCCGAATCCTTCAGGTCGGAGAGATGGACCCTCTCCTTTCCCTCCCACTGGATCGGTAGACCCAGGGCCTGGTTGAAATCGCAATCGTACACATACCCTTGATAATCTACGCTGATCAAGCTTCGGCACATCACGGAGGCGAGGTTCTCTTGGCAGTGGCTTCTCCGAAGGAGGTCCAGATAATCTGACCGTACCCCTTTCGCTGTGAGCAGGCCGTTGAAGCGGCGGATGGGCATGTTGGCCAGGGCGTAGAGGCGGTTGAAGACGATCCCGTAACGGTCCCACAACGCCTTACGGTATTCCTGTTCAAGGAGGGTCTGGGAAGGAGGGAGGAAGGGACCTAAAGGGTTGTAGACCAGATTCAGGGCCAATCCCGATCCCTCCTTGCCATACCCCAGATGATTGAGCCTCTTCAGGGCCCGGAGGCTTTTCTGGAAGGTCCCTTTCCCACGCTGATGGTCCACGTTCTCCTCCAGATAGCAGGGGAGAGAGGCAATGATTTCGACGCCTTGCTCGGCCAGAAAGAACTCCAATCCTTCGGCCTCCGGTTCTTCAAGGACGGTGAGGTTACAGCGGTCGATGACGTGGACGCCCAAGGCCCGAGCCGAACGGATTAGGTGACGGAAATGGGAATGGAGTTCTGGCGCTCCGCCCGTGAGATCCAGGGTTTTGACCCGGGAGGTGAGGAGAAAATCGAGCACCTGATCGACGGTGGTTCGATCCATCATCTCCGTCCTCTCCGGCCCGGCATCGTGGTGACAGTGAAGGCATCTCTGATTGCATCGGTAGCCCAGGTTGACCTGCAGGACATCGAGATCGGTTCGGTAGAGAGAAGGAAAATCAACCATCGGTTGCTCCATTCTTCATCGCCTTGAGGGGTCGATATCTTTTGACCAATACGGGAAAAAGCGCGAAGAGGCCCAGGAGGAGGAAGGCGCTCAGGGTTTTGAAGGAGAGGAGCTGGTCGGGAGAGTCGATCTGGCCGAGCGATCGGCCTAAGTTGGTGAAGACGAAGGCCCCGGGGAGGATGCCTATGGCCGTGGCCAGCACATAGGTCTGGATTTTGATGGGCGTGAAGGCCGTGGCGAGATTGACGAGCCAGAAGGGAAATAAAGGGACGAGTCGCATAAAGAGGAGGTAATGGAAGTCGTTCTGATGGAACTCAGAGACCATTCGTTGGAGTCTCCTCCCCATCCTCCTCTGAACGAAGTCGGCCAGGACATAGCGGGCCGCCAAAAAGACGAGGGTGGCCCCCAGGGTCGCGGAAACGAGGATGATCGCCACTCCGACCCAAAGGCCGAAGAGAAACCCGATCGCAAGCGAGAGGGGCGTAGCGACGGGGAGGCTCAAGGCGGTCGAAACCGTGTAAAGGGTCAGGGCGCCAAGGAGCAAGGGCCAGTAATGGTGTTGGGTGTAGAAAAGGAGCCTATCCCGGTTGGCCTTGATCGTGGAGAAGTTCAAATACCGGTCGCCTCCCAACAGGAAGAAGGCCAAAAAACCACCTGCGAAGAGTGAAAGGACGATCCATTTTTTCCATGGAATGGGTGGTTTCATGCCCCCTGCCCATCGACCAGCCGGCCATCCCGGAGCCGGATCGTCCTCGAGCAATAAGCCGCATTCTCGGGGTTGTGCGTGACCATGACGATCGTCTGCCCCTCTCCATTGAGGCCCTTGAAGATCTCCATGACTTCTTTCCCGGTTCTCGAATCGAGGTTGCCCGTCGGCTCATCCGCCAGGAGAATGGGTGGAGAGTTGACCAGCGCCCGGGCAATGGCCACCCGCTCTTGCTCCCCTCCCGAAAGCTGATCCGGAAGCCTCTTCTCTTTTCCTTTCAACCCCATTCGGATTAAGATCGCCTCCGCCATCTTCTCCTGCTCACGATGGGGCCTCCCGGTGATGGACAGAGGGAGCATCACATTCTCGATCACATTGAGATAAGGGATTAATTGAAAGGATTGAAAGACGAAGCCCACATACTCCCTCCGGAAATCGGCAAGGCCCTCTTGGGAGAGCCGATGGAGATGAATCCCATCGACCACGACCTCTCCCGTTGTGGGGTGGTTGAGGCCTCCCAGGATCGTCAGCAAGGTCGATTTCCCAGAGCCCGAAGGACCCATCACGGCGACGAACTCCCCCTTTTCGATTCGGAGATGAATGTCCTGAAGGGCGTGAACCTTCTCGGCTCCGCTCTCGTAACGTTTGGAAAGACCTCGGACCTCGATCAGGCTCACCTCGCCAATCTCCCTTGGGACCCTTAAAGCGCCCTCAGGGCTTCTGTGGGATCCATCTTTGAGGCCTTGAGGGCGGGGTAAAGGCTTGAAAGGACGCCGATGAGTCCGGAAAACGAGATGGCCCCGGTGAGCAGGACGGGGTTAAAGGCCCCACCGATCTCCTTCAGACCGAGGACGGAGGGACCGACGGCCCGAGAGATCCCGGACCCTATGAGGTAACCGATCGCGCCGGAGATCATTCCGACGAGGAGGGCCTCGAAGAAGATCATCCGAATGATATGGGACTTTCGAAAGCCGATCGCCCGAAAGATTCCGATCTCCCTTCTCCGCTCGTTGACCGAGGCCATCATATTCGTAAAGACGATCAACGCACCGATGAGAAGGACGAGGAAGGAGAGGCCCACGGAGAATTTTTTGAAATGATCGAGGGTCTCCATCTTCGTCTGCAGAGTCTGTTTGATCGCCATCACTTTGGCATGGGGCAATTGCTTCGATATCTGATTCACGATCTCCTCGATCGGGCAGGTGTTGCAAAGGGCGGAGACTTCGATCAGGCTGAGGCCCTCGGGCTGATTCAGGACCTCTTGGACCAAACGGAGAGGTCCGTAGATGAAAAAGTCGTCCTTAGAGCCGGTCTCCTCAAGGATTCCCGAAACCCTCAGCTTCCGCTGGTGGAGGGCCAATTCATCGCCGGGAGATTTGAAAAGTCTAACGGCCACTTCGCTTCCGAGCAGGACTTCCCCGTCCTGTTTGGGCAGTTCCCCCCTCACCTTCCACCACCTTTTGATTCGTCGTTCCTCCAGGAAATCGACGCCCATCAGAGGGAATCTTCTCCCTTCCATTTCAACATGGCCCGCCAGTTTCGGAGAGACCGCCAAGAGGCTCTCCCTCTCCTTGATCCCCCAGATCTGCGGAACATCGGAATTCTTCAGAGGATGGACGTCCACGGCCAACCCTCCGATGACCATCCCTCCGTAGGAGAGGGAGAGGTCCTCCGACCTGGGGAGGATGAGGATATTGGCCCCGAATTCATCCAGTTTTC is a genomic window containing:
- a CDS encoding ABC transporter ATP-binding protein; its protein translation is MSLIEVRGLSKRYESGAEKVHALQDIHLRIEKGEFVAVMGPSGSGKSTLLTILGGLNHPTTGEVVVDGIHLHRLSQEGLADFRREYVGFVFQSFQLIPYLNVIENVMLPLSITGRPHREQEKMAEAILIRMGLKGKEKRLPDQLSGGEQERVAIARALVNSPPILLADEPTGNLDSRTGKEVMEIFKGLNGEGQTIVMVTHNPENAAYCSRTIRLRDGRLVDGQGA
- a CDS encoding TIGR04282 family arsenosugar biosynthesis glycosyltransferase, with the protein product MVRCQTKCKVMVFAKAPIPGSVKTRLIPSIGVKSATELYEKLLIKTLEMAVESEVGPVDLWCTPTTDHPFFYQCQKRFGIHLFQQVGGDLGERMAHAFRETFTSWSTAILIXSDCPSLVKEDLKEAARLLATGASAVLSPAEDGGYVLIGLSRFSPALFEGINWGSERVFEETEKRLSRLGWVWKGLSVKWDVDRLEDYERLIRSGLIPI
- the arsS gene encoding arsenosugar biosynthesis radical SAM protein ArsS (Some members of this family are selenoproteins.), which codes for MVDFPSLYRTDLDVLQVNLGYRCNQRCLHCHHDAGPERTEMMDRTTVDQVLDFLLTSRVKTLDLTGGAPELHSHFRHLIRSARALGVHVIDRCNLTVLEEPEAEGLEFFLAEQGVEIIASLPCYLEENVDHQRGKGTFQKSLRALKRLNHLGYGKEGSGLALNLVYNPLGPFLPPSQTLLEQEYRKALWDRYGIVFNRLYALANMPIRRFNGLLTAKGVRSDYLDLLRRSHCQENLASVMCRSLISVDYQGYVYDCDFNQALGLPIQWEGKERVHLSDLKDSDLRGLPIRFGEHCFGCTAGQGSSCTGSLR
- a CDS encoding TIGR04283 family arsenosugar biosynthesis glycosyltransferase, which produces MKLSVIVPVYNEAKGVAESLGALQPLRQAGHEVIVVDGGSEDRTPEIAAPLADRVEVARRGRSRQMNEGARRANGEVLLFLHADTLLPDGADRVIQEAISRSGKPWGRFDLRLSGDHPVLRIIERLINWRSRLSGIATGDQAIFVKREVFESIGGYPEIDLMEDIALSKRLKKWSRPICLRTKVITSSRRWEEKGYLRTVLLMWSLRLAYFLGVDPDRLVRFYYPDLRGSSWSDAKPSAR
- a CDS encoding ABC transporter permease is translated as MRLRDIAINNLRRRKARVFFLILGLSIGVTTVVTLISVTRLMEGDIARKLDEFGANILILPRSEDLSLSYGGMVIGGLAVDVHPLKNSDVPQIWGIKERESLLAVSPKLAGHVEMEGRRFPLMGVDFLEERRIKRWWKVRGELPKQDGEVLLGSEVAVRLFKSPGDELALHQRKLRVSGILEETGSKDDFFIYGPLRLVQEVLNQPEGLSLIEVSALCNTCPIEEIVNQISKQLPHAKVMAIKQTLQTKMETLDHFKKFSVGLSFLVLLIGALIVFTNMMASVNERRREIGIFRAIGFRKSHIIRMIFFEALLVGMISGAIGYLIGSGISRAVGPSVLGLKEIGGAFNPVLLTGAISFSGLIGVLSSLYPALKASKMDPTEALRAL
- a CDS encoding TVP38/TMEM64 family protein translates to MAFFLLGGDRYLNFSTIKANRDRLLFYTQHHYWPLLLGALTLYTVSTALSLPVATPLSLAIGFLFGLWVGVAIILVSATLGATLVFLAARYVLADFVQRRMGRRLQRMVSEFHQNDFHYLLFMRLVPLFPFWLVNLATAFTPIKIQTYVLATAIGILPGAFVFTNLGRSLGQIDSPDQLLSFKTLSAFLLLGLFALFPVLVKRYRPLKAMKNGATDG